One Ignavibacteriales bacterium genomic window, AAAGGTTACCCGAGTATATATATTCACAATTATGAGTTGATCAGCTCAGTATTGATGGAAAAGAAAAAACTTTTAAGTAAAATGGAATAACTTAAAATATAAGCATCATGAAGAAAAAAATTTTTATACCGGTATTGGTCTTAATTTTTGGAGTCTTGCTTTTTGCCACAAGTTTTGAAGGCAACTCAGCCGAGAATGATGAGCCAATGTATGTGGGTGTAGATAAATGTGCCGGAACATGCCACAAAGGCGATTCTAAAGGAAATCAGTACGAGATCTGGCAAAATTCCAAGCACTCAAACGCATTTAAAAATCTACAGACTCCGGAAGCTGACAAAATTGCTCAGGATAGAGGGTACAGCACACCTGCTGCGGAGACTCCGGAATGTGTGAAATGTCATACACTGGGTATAGATCTTTCTACCGCCCCGCTAACGGATACTTATGACAAAACACAGGGCGTTCAGTGCGAGACATGTCACGGTCCGGGTTCAGAGTACAAAAAATTAAACATTATGAAGGATGTAGAGCTTGCAAAGCAGAATGGTCTCATTATTCATACCGAAAGGGAAGCATTCTGTACAGGATGTCATAATTCACAAAGCCCGACCTTTAAAAGCTTTGATTATGATGAAATGTGGGCAAAGATCAAGCATCCTAAACCACAAGAGTAAAAAAAATGAAACCTAAATTAATAATATTGGCGGCATTTTTGGTGATAGGAAATATCGCTGTAGGTCAATCTTTAAATTTTAGGTTCAACAACTATTTTTATAGCTGGCAAAGGATTGACACACTATCAACCAGTTCTGATGCCAAAACCTCTCATATCAGGGGTTATCAAAACTACTTGCTTGAGTTTAAGCAGGATAAATGGAGTTTTAATACACTAGCTCAGACTGAGGAAGATTTAATTAATAAATCAGGAAGAGGATTTGGATATAGATTTTACAACGCATATATAAAAGGATCCAACCTCTTTGATGTTTTGGACGTAAAGATCGGCAGGCAATATATCTTTGCCGGTACAGGAAAAGGTTCAATCGATGGTTTGAATCTTAAGCTGAAAGCCGGGAAAAATAAAGAATATCAGTTTACACTCTACGGAGGAGCATTAACACCATTTTCATATGAATTTTCCGATTATCCGTCAGTGGATAAAAATTATCATTTTGGAGGACAGTTTACGTATTACGGGGTTAGAGACCTAACAGCTTCTTTAAGTTATTCCAACAAAAGAACTACACCCGAATCTTATACTGCTCTCCGCCTCGATAGCGCATACAATCTTTACGAAAAAACTATTGATCTTGACGGACCGTCACAGCAAATGGTAGGTCTGGATCTAAATTATAGCTATCTGGGACAGCATAATTTCTTCGGAAGATTTTATTATGATGCTGTCCAGAATCAGGTTTACAGAGCTGAAGTAAATGCTAGGATCACACTGCCAGAAAATTTTAGAGCATCAGCTGAGTATTTATTCAGGAATCCATATTTTTCATACAACAGTATATTCTGGGTTTTCGAACATAATAAGTACCAGGAAATATCGGGCGGTCTGGACTACACCTTTAAAAATAATATTAATGCATTCGCAAAAGTTGGAGTTGTGTTATACGAGGATGATAATTCCACTAAACTACAGGCAGGATTTAATCATCCGAATTTCGGATTGTCATTTATAAGGTATTTCGGATATGCGGGTGAGTCAGATGGATTCACAGGGTATTATCAGAGAAAAGTAATCGATGATAGGTTTTCCGTATCTGCCTCTGCCAATTACTCACGCTACAGACTCGGAAATATTTATGATACGGATAAGCTGAATGCTTTTAGCTGTATGCTTGGAATGACATATCGTCCAATGCCTCAGCTGTCATTTGATCTGCAGGGACAGCTTTTGAGTAATGAGATATACAGTACCGACACAAGGTTGTTAGTCGGTTTTAGTTATTGGGCTTTTACTAAGCTTTAAAAGAAAGAACAATGAAAACTGCAAAAATATATTTGTTCTTGATCTTAGGAATAGTGCTTTTTCTAAGTACTACAGCCTACCTGGTTAAAAAACCCGCAGGGATCATTGAGTCAAATGTCGAGCCTGTTTCCATGAATGACAGGCCAGATAACAGCAAGATAATCAAGTTTGACCACAAGTTTCACGTAACGGATGCGGGTATTGCATGCCAGGATTGCCATACAAAGGCAACCAATTCAGAATCTGCAAAGGACAATCTTAATCCGACTATGGATGACTGTGCCGCGTGTCACGATGTTAAGGATGAAAAGAATTGCAATTTGTGTCACTATGACGGAGTTTACAAAAAATTCAAAACTCCAAAAACCGAATTAATATTTTCACATAAGCATCACATTGTCGATGAGAAGATGCAATGTATGGATTGCCACAAGGATCTGGATAAGGTAAAGTTTTCTAAAGAGAGCGCGGCAGGATTCCCCAATATGGAAACATGCTACAGCTGTCATAATATGCAGAAGGCTTCGAATAATTGTGAATCATGCCATAGTAATCTTACAAACTTGAAGCCTCAAAACCATCTAAAGGTGAATTTTTTGAATGAACATACGGTTACAGATGCATCAAACAGTAAGAATAATTGTATGATGTGTCACAGTGATAATTTCTGCCAGGTATGTCACTCACCCGTTGGCTTTAATGGTAATAACAGTAAAGATAACTTTTACGCGCCATATTATACTAAAGAAGGTGCGGTACGTATCGATAGAGCTGATCTCCAAAAGCTGACAACAATGCACACTTTGAATTATAAGTTTACACATGGTCTAGATGCTAATCAGAAATCATTTGAATGTAAAACATGTCACGATGTACAAAATTTCTGTGTGCAGTGTCACCAGGATGGAGGGGAGCTCATAACAGGATTTACTCCAACCAGCCACCAGATACCGAATTTTACAACAATAGGTGTAAATACGGGAGGCGGTTTGCATTCCGAACTAGCCAGGAAGGACATAGAATCCTGTCAATCTTGCCACGACGTACAGGGCAGTGATCCGGTTTGTATCCAATGCCATTTTGACAATGACGGAATTAAAGGGACTAACCCAAAGACACACGATTTTGGTTTTATGAATGATGAAAAAGGCATCTGGCACAATACTCAGGGTGCGGTATGCTATACATGTCATACCGATCCAAATGCCAGACCTAATGGTATACCGGGCGTAGGATTCTGCGGATACTGTCATGGTGGTGAGGAAGGTAAAAAATAGTTTTAAAAATTTTATTTAGAGAGCCATGAAAAAAATAATTCTAATATATGGTTTTTTGATCTTTGCTCTTGGTTCCGTGATCTTTTATCAGGGATGCAGTGAGCTGGATGATAGTGTAACCATGGCTCCGGATATTGATGTACATCCGGATGGATGGGCAAATCCTTCATCAGCAAATTTTCATGGTACATACATTATCGATAATAAGCAATGGAACCTGAATTTATGTAAGACATGCCACGGTTCTGATTACGCAGGTGGAACTTCGGGCTCGAGTTGTCTTGGATGCCATTCCTCCAGCGGAGGACCTCAAAATTGCAGGTTATGCCACGGAAACAGCGATCATTCCAACCCTCCGAAAGGTGTTTTTGGAGATACGGCAATTTCTTATATTGGTGTAGGGGTACACGTATCGCACGTAAATAACCCACAGTTTTCGGCTAGTTTGCACTGCAGTGATTGTCACTCTTTCAGCGGGTTTTCGGATCCAAATCACATTGGAGACAATCCAAATGGCATAGCTGAGATAACTTTTGGTCCTCTTGCACATGATACATTAAGCGGTCCGATAAGACCAAACCCAATGTGGGATAGAACTACGGCGACCTGTTCCAGTGTTTACTGTCATGGAACCTTTAAAGAAGGAAATATCGATGCCGTTGGAATATGGACAAATCCCGGCAGTGTAGTTTGTGGAACGTGTCACGGAGATCCGGTTACAGGTAATCCCACACCGGCGCCTAATGGAGTATTTACACCACCGCACTATTCGTTTATGAACATAAATTCATGTTATGTTTGCCACGGATCGGTGATAAATCCTCAGGGACAGATGGTCGATAAGACTTTACACGTAAACGGAGTGGTGAATTTTTAATAATTAAACAATAAAATTTGTCTAAGACTATGACTAAAATGATTAAAATTTTGTTCTTACCCATAATGGTATTGTTCTTTACGGCATGTCAAAAGGAAGTTCCAAAGGAGTTGCTGGAGCAACAGAAGCCTCAGACTCAAAATAATGAACCCGATATGCCAAATGATTCGATCCATAACAGGCTAAGGCAAAATTCGGGAAACAATGAAATGGGTTCCGACGAAGAAGGGGATTCAAAAGCAGTAGAATTAATGAAAGACGCGGATGATGCGGATGCGAAATATATGCAGTCTAAATCGGATGCTGATAAGAAGGAAGCTATAAATAAGCAATTGACTGCTGCAAACTATCTCATGTTTGAAGCAAACCTGCCTTCAAAGAAAAAATACAGACCTGCACTAAAAAGGTATAGAAGGGTTCTTGAGTTGGATCCTAGTAATAAAGAGGCGCAGGAAAATAAAAAACAGATAGAAGATATTTATGAATCAATGGGTATGCCAATACCGAATACCTAAAATGAAGCAAAAAATAAATTAACTTAATAATATATGAACAAGAAAATATTAATAGGCTCAATAATAATAATTGTATTCCTTGTTATAGGGTTTTTCTCATTCATGGATAGCAAGATTGAATACTCAAATTTTGAGAAGGCAAGTGAAAACCATTCAACCTGCCAGGTAAAAGGTAACTGGATAAAGGATAAAGAATCGAAGTTCGATTCAGAGACAAACCAATTCACTTTTTACATGAAGGATGAGAATGGAACTGAGATGAAAGTTGTGCTGGATGGAAGTAAGCCTAATAATTTTGAAATGGCGGAAAGCGTAGTTGCCAAAGGAAAAGTTAAGGACGGATATTTTCATGCCAAGGAGGTTTTAACTAAGTGTCCTTCGAAATACGAAGGGCAGGGAAAAGATGTTCAAAAATCAGAAATTTAATAAACTAACTTTTTGATATGGGTCCTTATCTGATCTACGGTGCATTCATTGCCGCAACGATTTCATGCTTATTCTTTTTTGTCTCGGCCTCGGGAAAAACAAAATTTTTAGGTATAGCACGGACAATGTTCCATGCAATGGCGGTTCTTACCATATTTTCTGCCGCATATCTGCTTTACCTGATAATAACACACCAGTTTCAATACACATACGTCTGGAATTATAGCTCTACTGACCTTCCGATTAATTTACTTATTTCTACCTTTTACGCCGGGCAGGAGGGGAGTTTTCATTTATGGGCATTCCTAATGGCAGTACTAGGTGTATTCTTATTATCGTATATGACAAATAAGGATAGCACTGCCGACCAGGCAAACAAGTATGAGCCCCTTGTAATGGGGGTTTTTGCTCTAATACAGGTATTTCTTTTATTTATTCTTATAATCAAATCCCCTTATCTCTTCGTTTGGGAATCATTCCCGAATGATGTGCAGATAGGCTTTGTTCCTCCCGATGGAAGAGGCTTGAATCCTCTACTCCAGAATTTCTGGATGACAATTCACCCGCCGATATTGTTTACGGGTTTTAGTTCACTTGCGATTCCGTTCAGCTTTGCAATCGCAGCTTTAATAAAAAACAAATACGATAAGTGGATGAAACTTGCAATGCCATGGACACTTTTTGCAGGCATGGTGTTGGGTTTAGGAATAATGCTGGGTGGATATTGGGCGTATGGAGTACTCGGATGGGGTGGCTACTGGGCATGGGATCCTGTTGAAAATTCTTCGTTTGTTCCATGGCTTATCATAGTTGCTGGTATTCACTCTATGATTGCTGAGGAAAAGCTTGGCAAATATAAAAAGACAAGCTTATTGCTTTGTATACTTGCATTCGCTGCAGTTTTATATTCTACCTTCTTAACAAGGAGCGGTATTTTAGGTGATGCTTCAGTGCATTCATTTGTCGATCCGGGATACGAGGTATACCTATTCCTTATAATATTCCTTTCATTGTTCGTTGGCGGTGGATTTGGGCTTATACTATTTAGATTAAAAAACCTTAGGTCCATAAAGACAGAAAAACAATCTGAATTATTCTCTCGTGAGACAGCGCTTTTTGTAGGTGTTGTCACCATCAGCGCTGCTGCTTTGATAGTGGCGGTAGGCACAAGCGCTCCATTGATCTTTAAAGGAACAGTTGATCCGGCGTTCTATAACAGATTTAACCTTCCTCTGGCGATTCTAATAGCCGCCATAAACGGATTTAGTATTTTGCTTAAATGGAAGCATTCGGAGGAAAAGAAATTTTTAAAAAGTTTATATATTCCTTTAATAGTTACTGGTGTTGTAACTTTGACGTTGGTAATTGTAGGTGTAAGAGATCTTCTGATTGCCTTATTGGCTGCCGCAGCTTTCTTTGCACTATTTATCAATGCGGAGATGGCTTTCCGCATATTCATGCGCAATAGGATCAAAGCAGGACCTTACATCGCACACATAGGTCTAATGCTTTTATTCCTGGGTATAATTGGATCCGCAAGATATTCTGAGGAAGAAAACATTTCGCTACCGCTAAACAGTACTAAAGAAGTTTTGGGTTATAATTTAACCTATAAAGGAGCTACACCAATACCGGGGGATGAGCAAAAGTATCATTTTAACGTGATAGTTGAAAAAGACGGAAAAGGATTTCTGCTTCAACCTATAATGTACTATAGTGAATATTCGGAAGGTGTTATGAAAAATCCCGACATTGCAAATCTCTTTGTTAAAGATCTATATCTTTCGCCGATGTCTTTGGAGACGAACCAGGACTTTGCAATGGAGGATATGGGTACCTTGAAAAAGGGTGAAGAAAAAATGATCCATGGAATGAATGTAAAGTTTGTAGATGTAGATATGTCAAAATTCAACCGCGAAAGCCTGGATGAAGAAGGAAAAGAAAATATTATGGGAGCAGATCTGGAAGTGACAATGCCGGATGGAAGCAAACAAATGGTCAAAGCGCTTCAAAAATTTTCTCCAGAAGGGATGCAAAACATTCCTGTAAAGATAAATCCCGACGACGATATGACATTCTATCTGCTGAAGATGGGCGTCTCCGGCGAGACAACAATTGATATTGCGGTTGTTGACGAGAGCAAACCTAAAGAAGAAGCTCCGGAAACACTTGTCTTGACAGCAAGTATTAAACCTTTTATTAATCTCGTTTGGGCTGGTACGGTTGTTATGGTACTGGGTTTTTATTTCTCGCTCCTGTCCAGATACAGAAAACTTAAGGTTAAAAAGACTGAAAAGGCAGTTTGATCTTGTAATAATCAACTATAATAGTTAAAAGAGCGTTTTTGTTAAACGCTCTTTTTATTTGTTCAATTAGGATTAGGTTAGTAAATTTGATTGCTTTGTCTCTTACTTTTGGAGGGATATTTCGGTAATTTTGTAGTTCTATAAATTTTAGACATATTTAATGAAAGAATTATCATACAATAATAAGTTAAGGAACATAGCAATTATAGCCCATGTTGATCACGGGAAAACTACACTCGTCGATCATATGTTTAGACAAAGCGGTACATTCAGGGCTAACCAGGAAGTCCAGGACAGAGTGATGGATAATATGGACCTGGAGAGAGAGAGAGGAATTACAATTGCCGCAAAAAACTGTTCCGTTAATTGGGGTGATGTGAAGATCAATATTCTCGATACACCAGGGCACGCTGATTTTGGTGGTGAAGTCGAGCGGGCTCTAATGATGGTCGATGGAGTTATATTACTTGTTGATGCGTCAGAGGGACCGCTCCCTCAAACACGTTTTGTCTTAAGGAAGGCTCTTGAAAACGGTTTAAAAATAATTGTAGTTGTGAATAAAATAGACAGAAAAGATGCGCGTGCGCAGGAAGTATTGAATGAAGTGTATGATTTGTTTATAGATCTTGACGCGACAGAGGAGCAGATTGAGTTCCCTGTGCTTTATGCCATTGGTAAGCAGGGTATTGCTCAGAAGAACCTTGAAGAACAGGGTAAAGATCTTTCAGCTTTGTTCGAAACAATAATGTCCGAGATTCCTGCACCATCTTATGATCCGGAACAACCGTTCCAGATGCTAGTTGCCGATCTTGATTATTCGGATTTTCTCGGCAGGCTTGCAATCGGTAAAGTTGCAAATGGCAGAGCAAGAAAAAATGAGGATCTCGCACGAATAAACGAAGAGGGAAATGTTGTGCCACTTAAAGTGACTAAGCTTCAGGTTTATGATGGAGTTAATTTCAGTGAAGTGGACGAAGTTGAGCCCGGCGACATAGTAATATTATCTGGAATAGAAGAAGTTCATATAGGTGATACTATAACAACTCGTGAAAATCCGGTTGCTCTTAAGAGGATTGCTGTGGATGAACCCACTATCTCTATGCTTTTTTCTATCAATACATCCCCCCTGTCCGGTAAAGAAGGAAAGATCGTTCAGTCTAACAAAATACGTGAACGGCTTCATAAAGAAACACTCAGCAATGTAGCATTAAAAGTAGAGGACTCACCTGATGGGGACAGCTTTATTGTAAAGGGCAGGGGAGAATTTCAAATGGTAATATTAATTGAAACGATGCGCCGTGAGGGATTTGAACTTAGTGTTGGTCGTCCAAAGGTAATTAATAGAATGGTGGACGGCAAGATCCATGAACCAATAGAGCATTTGTTTATTGATTGCGATGAGAATTTTGTAGGCATTGTATCCGAAAAATTATCCAAACGCAAAGGCAGGATGATAAACCTTGTTAATCACGGTACAGGCAGGGTTAGGCTGGAGTTTTCTATCCCGTCGAGATCACTTATAGGCTACAGAAATGAATTTCTTACAGACACCCGGGGTACAGGTATAATGAACTCATATTTACAGGGTTACGAGGAGTATAGAGGTGAATTCCCAACGAGGGTCACCGGTTCCCTTGTCTCAGACCGTCAGGGGGATGCGCTCTCTTATGCATTATATAATCTTGAGCCCAGGGGAATACTTTTCTCTGTGCCAAATGATCCTGTATATGAAGGAATGATAGTTGGTGAGCACAATAGGGACAACGACCTTGATGTTAATCCGTGTAAAGGAAAGAAATTAACGAATATGCGTGCCTCGGGTAAGGATGATAGCATAATGCTGACGCCTGTCACGCCGATGACACTTGAGAGAGCGATCGACTTTATCAAGGACGATGAGCTTGTCGAGGTAACGCCATTAAGCATCAGGCTCCGTAAGTCTATTCTTTCTTCTCAAAAGCGTCATACGCTCAGAGGTAAGTTAGTAACCGGGAAGGTCGAAGTATGACAGAAAACAGACATCTTATTAAGAAAGCAACTGAACTTGGAATAAATAAAATTGAACGGCATATTTTT contains:
- the ccsA gene encoding cytochrome c biogenesis protein CcsA, whose amino-acid sequence is MAVLTIFSAAYLLYLIITHQFQYTYVWNYSSTDLPINLLISTFYAGQEGSFHLWAFLMAVLGVFLLSYMTNKDSTADQANKYEPLVMGVFALIQVFLLFILIIKSPYLFVWESFPNDVQIGFVPPDGRGLNPLLQNFWMTIHPPILFTGFSSLAIPFSFAIAALIKNKYDKWMKLAMPWTLFAGMVLGLGIMLGGYWAYGVLGWGGYWAWDPVENSSFVPWLIIVAGIHSMIAEEKLGKYKKTSLLLCILAFAAVLYSTFLTRSGILGDASVHSFVDPGYEVYLFLIIFLSLFVGGGFGLILFRLKNLRSIKTEKQSELFSRETALFVGVVTISAAALIVAVGTSAPLIFKGTVDPAFYNRFNLPLAILIAAINGFSILLKWKHSEEKKFLKSLYIPLIVTGVVTLTLVIVGVRDLLIALLAAAAFFALFINAEMAFRIFMRNRIKAGPYIAHIGLMLLFLGIIGSARYSEEENISLPLNSTKEVLGYNLTYKGATPIPGDEQKYHFNVIVEKDGKGFLLQPIMYYSEYSEGVMKNPDIANLFVKDLYLSPMSLETNQDFAMEDMGTLKKGEEKMIHGMNVKFVDVDMSKFNRESLDEEGKENIMGADLEVTMPDGSKQMVKALQKFSPEGMQNIPVKINPDDDMTFYLLKMGVSGETTIDIAVVDESKPKEEAPETLVLTASIKPFINLVWAGTVVMVLGFYFSLLSRYRKLKVKKTEKAV
- a CDS encoding CxxxxCH/CxxCH domain-containing protein encodes the protein MKKIILIYGFLIFALGSVIFYQGCSELDDSVTMAPDIDVHPDGWANPSSANFHGTYIIDNKQWNLNLCKTCHGSDYAGGTSGSSCLGCHSSSGGPQNCRLCHGNSDHSNPPKGVFGDTAISYIGVGVHVSHVNNPQFSASLHCSDCHSFSGFSDPNHIGDNPNGIAEITFGPLAHDTLSGPIRPNPMWDRTTATCSSVYCHGTFKEGNIDAVGIWTNPGSVVCGTCHGDPVTGNPTPAPNGVFTPPHYSFMNINSCYVCHGSVINPQGQMVDKTLHVNGVVNF
- the typA gene encoding translational GTPase TypA; the encoded protein is MKELSYNNKLRNIAIIAHVDHGKTTLVDHMFRQSGTFRANQEVQDRVMDNMDLERERGITIAAKNCSVNWGDVKINILDTPGHADFGGEVERALMMVDGVILLVDASEGPLPQTRFVLRKALENGLKIIVVVNKIDRKDARAQEVLNEVYDLFIDLDATEEQIEFPVLYAIGKQGIAQKNLEEQGKDLSALFETIMSEIPAPSYDPEQPFQMLVADLDYSDFLGRLAIGKVANGRARKNEDLARINEEGNVVPLKVTKLQVYDGVNFSEVDEVEPGDIVILSGIEEVHIGDTITTRENPVALKRIAVDEPTISMLFSINTSPLSGKEGKIVQSNKIRERLHKETLSNVALKVEDSPDGDSFIVKGRGEFQMVILIETMRREGFELSVGRPKVINRMVDGKIHEPIEHLFIDCDENFVGIVSEKLSKRKGRMINLVNHGTGRVRLEFSIPSRSLIGYRNEFLTDTRGTGIMNSYLQGYEEYRGEFPTRVTGSLVSDRQGDALSYALYNLEPRGILFSVPNDPVYEGMIVGEHNRDNDLDVNPCKGKKLTNMRASGKDDSIMLTPVTPMTLERAIDFIKDDELVEVTPLSIRLRKSILSSQKRHTLRGKLVTGKVEV
- a CDS encoding cytochrome C554, producing the protein MKKKIFIPVLVLIFGVLLFATSFEGNSAENDEPMYVGVDKCAGTCHKGDSKGNQYEIWQNSKHSNAFKNLQTPEADKIAQDRGYSTPAAETPECVKCHTLGIDLSTAPLTDTYDKTQGVQCETCHGPGSEYKKLNIMKDVELAKQNGLIIHTEREAFCTGCHNSQSPTFKSFDYDEMWAKIKHPKPQE
- a CDS encoding cytochrome c maturation protein CcmE, which produces MNKKILIGSIIIIVFLVIGFFSFMDSKIEYSNFEKASENHSTCQVKGNWIKDKESKFDSETNQFTFYMKDENGTEMKVVLDGSKPNNFEMAESVVAKGKVKDGYFHAKEVLTKCPSKYEGQGKDVQKSEI
- a CDS encoding cytochrome C, giving the protein MKTAKIYLFLILGIVLFLSTTAYLVKKPAGIIESNVEPVSMNDRPDNSKIIKFDHKFHVTDAGIACQDCHTKATNSESAKDNLNPTMDDCAACHDVKDEKNCNLCHYDGVYKKFKTPKTELIFSHKHHIVDEKMQCMDCHKDLDKVKFSKESAAGFPNMETCYSCHNMQKASNNCESCHSNLTNLKPQNHLKVNFLNEHTVTDASNSKNNCMMCHSDNFCQVCHSPVGFNGNNSKDNFYAPYYTKEGAVRIDRADLQKLTTMHTLNYKFTHGLDANQKSFECKTCHDVQNFCVQCHQDGGELITGFTPTSHQIPNFTTIGVNTGGGLHSELARKDIESCQSCHDVQGSDPVCIQCHFDNDGIKGTNPKTHDFGFMNDEKGIWHNTQGAVCYTCHTDPNARPNGIPGVGFCGYCHGGEEGKK